Proteins encoded by one window of Haliotis asinina isolate JCU_RB_2024 chromosome 6, JCU_Hal_asi_v2, whole genome shotgun sequence:
- the LOC137286992 gene encoding copine-1-like isoform X2, whose product MVDLQPDVQQHLMFSVYDIDSRSSDLRHHDFVGCVEVTLDSLIDVTKPWTTTSRILRVAGDPKSRGLINLTAEIVRETRSKAQFHVAGHKLGKVGFLNNRKPDTYLEIGRQINSVTYHPVFRTEVQHKTRNPSWRPFDVSMQRLCNDDLDRPIQFSCWHTNYGAGFKSAYDKLGEFVTTARKLLNAKRVNNYKSFHLICPKKEKKKKKDVTSGSVRFYQFRVDKQYSLMDFVRGGCQLRLIIAIDFTASNGTLSDELSLHNSTDAKNQYLATIQTLGASISRYDVEQKIAVFGFGAKRTSDDNPLHCFPLRDNESNIWVKGVKGVTEAYTNALPTLTFAGPTCVAPVIATAADVISDVPVTQDNQIYHVLLILTDGVINDIDATIHRLIDTSDLPLSVIIVGVGPADFTLMEQFRTSDNRPLSDDQSKRSATRANVHFTALKKEAVVSGGSLAVVQEALASLSAQFLQYMKCHNITPNRPRLVKADPRNSWVGSTAEEREGLKTMGMMSAPSMTSLASRGSRGSAMFTQMGPFCPTCGSSVGDGLGGSLYDVHVL is encoded by the exons ATGGTGGACCTACAACCTGACGTGCAGCAACACCTCATGTTCTCCGTATACGACATCGACAGCAG ATCATCAGACTTGCGCCATCACGACTTTGTGGGGTGCGTGGAGGTGACACTCGACTCCCTGATTGATGTCACCAAACCTTGGACCACTACTTCCAGGATTCTACGAGTAGCAG GTGACCCGAAGTCTCGCGGCCTTATTAACCTGACCGCCGAGATCGTGCGAGAGACACGGAGCAAGGCTCAGTTCCATGTAGCAGGCCACAAACTGGGGAAGGTTGGTTTCCTCAATAACCGCAAG CCAGACACGTATCTTGAGATCGGTCGACAGATCAACAGCGTTACCTACCACCCGGTGTTTAGGACAGAGGTGCAGCATAAGACAAGGAACCCAAG CTGGCGTCCTTTCGACGTGAGCATGCAACGACTCTGCAACGACGACCTTGATCGTCCAATACAGTTCTCCTGCTGGCATACGAACTATGG GGCTGGGTTCAAGTCTGCCTACGACAAATTAGGAGAATTTGTTACAACAGCCAGAAAGCTTCTGAACGCCAAAAG AGTAAACAATTACAAGAGCTTCCATCTCATTTGCCcaaagaaggagaagaagaaaaagaaggatGTCACTTCCGGCAGCGTCAGATTTTACCAGTTCCG AGTTGACAAACAGTACTCCCTGATGGACTTTGTGCGAGGAGGATGTCAACTACGCCTCATCATTGCCATTGACTTCACT GCTTCCAACGGCACACTGTCGGACGAACTATCTCTACATAACAGCACGGATGCTAAG AACCAGTATTTAGCGACGATACAGACGCTGGGAGCCAGCATATCCCGCTACGATGTGGAACAGAAAATAGCAGTGTTTGGATTTGGTGCCAAGAGAACATCAGACGACAATCCGCTCCACTGCTTCCCGCTCCGAGACAACGAATCTAATATCTGGGTCAAAGGGGTCAAG GGTGTAACAGAAGCCTACACAAACGCCCTCCCCACTCTGACCTTTGCTGGGCCAACCTGCGTGGCGCCGGTCATTGCAACCGCTGCTGACGTCATAAGTGACGTCCCTGTAACCCAGGACAACCAGATATATCACGTTCTGCTTATTCTTACA GATGGTGTAATTAACGATATCGACGCCACAATACATCGCCTTATTGACACCAGTGACCTCCCTTTGTCGGTTATCATCGTAGGCGTTGGCCCAGCGGACTTCACTTTGATG GAGCAGTTTCGTACAAGCGACAACCGGCCGCTATCAGATGACCAAAGCAAGAGGAGTGCAACCCGAGCCAATGTCCACTTCACAGCTCTGAAGAAGGAAGCTGTGGTCAGCGGAGGAAGCCTCGCTGTG GTGCAAGAGGCCCTCGCTTCACTGTCAGCACAATTCCTCCAGTACATGAAGTGCCACAACATAACCCCCAACAGACCCCGTCTAGTTAAAGCCGATCCCAGAAACTCCTGGGTTGGGTCAACAGCAGAGGAGAGGGAGGGGCTTAAGACAATGGGTATGATGTCAGCACCTTCTATGACGTCGCTAGCATCCCGTGGATCAAGAGGCTCGGCCATGTTCACACAGATGG GTCCGTTCTGCCCAACGTGCGGGTCGTCTGTCGGGGATGGCCTAGGTGGGTCCCTGTACGATGTCCACGTCCTATAG
- the LOC137286992 gene encoding copine-3-like isoform X1: MSAPPGGRVEILVSCQDLADLDVFTKTDPMCVLFVKLFGQWKEHGRTEAIRESLNPKFTQVFMVDLQPDVQQHLMFSVYDIDSRSSDLRHHDFVGCVEVTLDSLIDVTKPWTTTSRILRVAGDPKSRGLINLTAEIVRETRSKAQFHVAGHKLGKVGFLNNRKPDTYLEIGRQINSVTYHPVFRTEVQHKTRNPSWRPFDVSMQRLCNDDLDRPIQFSCWHTNYGAGFKSAYDKLGEFVTTARKLLNAKRVNNYKSFHLICPKKEKKKKKDVTSGSVRFYQFRVDKQYSLMDFVRGGCQLRLIIAIDFTASNGTLSDELSLHNSTDAKNQYLATIQTLGASISRYDVEQKIAVFGFGAKRTSDDNPLHCFPLRDNESNIWVKGVKGVTEAYTNALPTLTFAGPTCVAPVIATAADVISDVPVTQDNQIYHVLLILTDGVINDIDATIHRLIDTSDLPLSVIIVGVGPADFTLMEQFRTSDNRPLSDDQSKRSATRANVHFTALKKEAVVSGGSLAVVQEALASLSAQFLQYMKCHNITPNRPRLVKADPRNSWVGSTAEEREGLKTMGMMSAPSMTSLASRGSRGSAMFTQMGPFCPTCGSSVGDGLGGSLYDVHVL, from the exons ATGTCAGCGCCCCCTGGTGGCCGGGTGGAGATTCTCGTGTCCTGCCAGGACCTGGCCGATCTGGACGTGTTTACAAAGACTGACCCCATGTGTGTCCTATTTGTCAAACTCTTCGGCCAGTGGAAGGAACATGGGAGGACAGAGGCAATCAGGGAATCTCTCAACCCGAAG TTCACTCAGGTATTCATGGTGGACCTACAACCTGACGTGCAGCAACACCTCATGTTCTCCGTATACGACATCGACAGCAG ATCATCAGACTTGCGCCATCACGACTTTGTGGGGTGCGTGGAGGTGACACTCGACTCCCTGATTGATGTCACCAAACCTTGGACCACTACTTCCAGGATTCTACGAGTAGCAG GTGACCCGAAGTCTCGCGGCCTTATTAACCTGACCGCCGAGATCGTGCGAGAGACACGGAGCAAGGCTCAGTTCCATGTAGCAGGCCACAAACTGGGGAAGGTTGGTTTCCTCAATAACCGCAAG CCAGACACGTATCTTGAGATCGGTCGACAGATCAACAGCGTTACCTACCACCCGGTGTTTAGGACAGAGGTGCAGCATAAGACAAGGAACCCAAG CTGGCGTCCTTTCGACGTGAGCATGCAACGACTCTGCAACGACGACCTTGATCGTCCAATACAGTTCTCCTGCTGGCATACGAACTATGG GGCTGGGTTCAAGTCTGCCTACGACAAATTAGGAGAATTTGTTACAACAGCCAGAAAGCTTCTGAACGCCAAAAG AGTAAACAATTACAAGAGCTTCCATCTCATTTGCCcaaagaaggagaagaagaaaaagaaggatGTCACTTCCGGCAGCGTCAGATTTTACCAGTTCCG AGTTGACAAACAGTACTCCCTGATGGACTTTGTGCGAGGAGGATGTCAACTACGCCTCATCATTGCCATTGACTTCACT GCTTCCAACGGCACACTGTCGGACGAACTATCTCTACATAACAGCACGGATGCTAAG AACCAGTATTTAGCGACGATACAGACGCTGGGAGCCAGCATATCCCGCTACGATGTGGAACAGAAAATAGCAGTGTTTGGATTTGGTGCCAAGAGAACATCAGACGACAATCCGCTCCACTGCTTCCCGCTCCGAGACAACGAATCTAATATCTGGGTCAAAGGGGTCAAG GGTGTAACAGAAGCCTACACAAACGCCCTCCCCACTCTGACCTTTGCTGGGCCAACCTGCGTGGCGCCGGTCATTGCAACCGCTGCTGACGTCATAAGTGACGTCCCTGTAACCCAGGACAACCAGATATATCACGTTCTGCTTATTCTTACA GATGGTGTAATTAACGATATCGACGCCACAATACATCGCCTTATTGACACCAGTGACCTCCCTTTGTCGGTTATCATCGTAGGCGTTGGCCCAGCGGACTTCACTTTGATG GAGCAGTTTCGTACAAGCGACAACCGGCCGCTATCAGATGACCAAAGCAAGAGGAGTGCAACCCGAGCCAATGTCCACTTCACAGCTCTGAAGAAGGAAGCTGTGGTCAGCGGAGGAAGCCTCGCTGTG GTGCAAGAGGCCCTCGCTTCACTGTCAGCACAATTCCTCCAGTACATGAAGTGCCACAACATAACCCCCAACAGACCCCGTCTAGTTAAAGCCGATCCCAGAAACTCCTGGGTTGGGTCAACAGCAGAGGAGAGGGAGGGGCTTAAGACAATGGGTATGATGTCAGCACCTTCTATGACGTCGCTAGCATCCCGTGGATCAAGAGGCTCGGCCATGTTCACACAGATGG GTCCGTTCTGCCCAACGTGCGGGTCGTCTGTCGGGGATGGCCTAGGTGGGTCCCTGTACGATGTCCACGTCCTATAG